From one Acidibrevibacterium fodinaquatile genomic stretch:
- a CDS encoding ABC transporter permease translates to MIRYLGSRLLTLALTLFAAAVLVFLVLEVLPGDPAALILGVNARPDTLAALHHAMGLDRPAIVRLFAWLGAMLVGDFGESFTYHVPVAGLIVDRIGVSLPLALLAIAVSTAIAIPTGVFAAANRGRAGDTLTMAAAQVGVAVPNFWLGLLLILLFSVKLAWFPASGFPGWGGGVWPGVRALILPALALALPQGAILARVTRASMLETLAENYMRTALAKGLSPGRALWRHALPNALIPVVTILGLQFSFLLAGTIIIENVFTLPGLGRLVFQAIAGRDLIVVQALVVLLAGSVIVVNFFVDIAYVLIDPRLRAQGGH, encoded by the coding sequence ATGATCCGCTATCTCGGGTCGCGTCTGCTCACGCTCGCGCTCACTTTGTTCGCAGCGGCGGTGTTGGTGTTTCTCGTGCTCGAGGTGCTGCCTGGCGACCCGGCGGCGCTGATCCTTGGCGTCAATGCGCGGCCGGACACGCTGGCGGCGCTGCATCACGCCATGGGCCTCGACCGGCCGGCGATCGTGCGGCTTTTCGCTTGGCTCGGCGCCATGCTGGTCGGGGATTTCGGCGAGAGCTTCACCTATCACGTGCCGGTTGCCGGGCTGATCGTCGATCGCATCGGGGTCAGCCTGCCGCTCGCGTTGCTGGCGATCGCAGTCTCCACGGCGATCGCCATTCCAACAGGGGTTTTTGCCGCCGCCAACCGCGGCCGGGCGGGCGATACGCTCACCATGGCGGCGGCGCAGGTTGGCGTCGCGGTGCCGAATTTTTGGCTCGGGTTGCTCTTGATCCTGCTATTTTCGGTGAAACTCGCGTGGTTCCCCGCCAGTGGCTTTCCGGGCTGGGGCGGCGGGGTATGGCCGGGCGTGCGCGCGCTGATCCTGCCCGCCTTGGCGCTGGCGTTGCCGCAAGGCGCGATTCTTGCGCGCGTCACCCGCGCTTCGATGCTGGAAACCCTGGCGGAGAATTACATGCGGACCGCGCTCGCCAAGGGGCTAAGCCCTGGCCGCGCGCTCTGGCGTCATGCGTTGCCCAACGCGCTGATCCCGGTGGTGACCATCCTCGGCCTGCAATTCTCGTTTCTGCTTGCCGGTACCATCATCATCGAGAACGTTTTCACGCTGCCGGGGCTCGGCCGGCTGGTCTTCCAGGCGATTGCCGGGCGCGATCTCATCGTCGTCCAGGCGCTCGTCGTCTTGCTCGCCGGCAGCGTTATCGTCGTCAATTTCTTCGTCGATATCGCTTATGTGCTGATCGATCCGCGCCTTCGCGCCCAAGGCGGGCATTGA
- a CDS encoding YggT family protein encodes MNALFWLLNELITLYFWAVILAAVMSNLIAFNVLDTRNRLVWTIADFLNRITEPALRPIRSILPYFGGIDISPIILVVLLQALRILLGEIQISLWRAGLF; translated from the coding sequence ATGAACGCACTCTTCTGGCTGCTCAATGAGCTGATCACGCTCTATTTCTGGGCCGTCATCCTGGCCGCGGTGATGAGCAATCTGATCGCCTTCAACGTGCTCGACACCCGCAACCGGCTGGTCTGGACGATCGCCGATTTCCTCAACCGCATCACCGAGCCGGCGCTGCGGCCGATCCGCTCGATCCTGCCCTATTTCGGCGGCATCGACATCAGCCCGATCATCCTCGTCGTGCTGTTGCAGGCGCTGCGCATCCTGCTCGGCGAAATCCAGATCAGCCTCTGGCGCGCCGGGTTGTTCTGA
- a CDS encoding flavin monoamine oxidase family protein: MSEIDVAIVGAGVAGLAAAAWLARRGARLVLLEALPRAGGRAFTDHPAALGGAPFDHGASWLHNAERNPLARLGQRRGETLIDTARTRRRIAIIGGRRASEAELAARDAADEALEAALIARADAPGPDPSFAAALDALPPNPWHANIEAIEATLIAAADPARLSLADWRANRLEGTNLLPPEGLGAYVLRLLAPPPETLSLATPVSRLDWGGRAVVLATPRGTVRAKAAIVTVSTGVLAAGGISFTPALPETIEAAIATLPMGLLSKVALRAAGEDRLDLPPGCFVERRLDARGEPFMAFNAWPRGRDHVIGFVGGETAWALAGAGSQAAEDFARAELTRLFGARAARAFAPGAVVTDWGSDPRFLGAYAYPLPGAAAARLTLATPLAEGRLTFAGEACHPTLAGTVAGALITARMAARTAWHVCASSP; this comes from the coding sequence GTGAGCGAGATCGATGTCGCGATCGTCGGCGCCGGTGTCGCCGGGCTCGCGGCGGCTGCCTGGCTCGCCCGGCGTGGCGCTCGCCTCGTCCTCCTCGAAGCCTTGCCGCGCGCGGGCGGCCGCGCCTTCACCGACCATCCCGCCGCCCTCGGTGGCGCCCCCTTCGATCACGGCGCCTCCTGGCTCCATAACGCCGAGCGCAACCCGCTCGCGCGCCTCGGCCAGCGGCGCGGCGAGACGCTGATCGATACCGCCCGCACCCGCCGGCGCATTGCCATCATCGGCGGGCGGCGGGCGAGCGAGGCCGAACTCGCTGCCCGCGACGCCGCCGACGAGGCGCTCGAGGCCGCTCTGATCGCTCGCGCGGACGCGCCCGGACCCGACCCGAGCTTCGCCGCAGCACTCGACGCCCTGCCGCCCAACCCCTGGCACGCCAATATCGAGGCGATCGAGGCCACCCTGATCGCCGCCGCCGACCCCGCCCGGCTCAGCCTCGCCGATTGGCGGGCGAACCGGTTGGAGGGCACCAACCTCTTGCCGCCAGAGGGGCTCGGCGCCTATGTCCTCCGCCTGCTCGCCCCGCCGCCGGAGACGCTCTCGCTCGCAACCCCGGTCTCGCGCCTCGATTGGGGTGGGCGCGCTGTCGTGCTCGCGACGCCGCGCGGGACGGTCCGCGCCAAGGCCGCCATCGTCACCGTCTCCACCGGCGTCCTCGCCGCCGGCGGGATCAGCTTCACGCCCGCTTTGCCGGAGACCATCGAAGCCGCCATCGCTACCCTGCCGATGGGACTTCTGAGCAAGGTCGCGCTGCGGGCAGCGGGGGAGGATCGGCTCGACCTGCCGCCGGGATGCTTTGTTGAGCGCCGGCTCGACGCCCGTGGCGAGCCCTTCATGGCCTTCAATGCCTGGCCACGCGGGCGCGATCATGTGATCGGCTTCGTCGGCGGGGAGACCGCCTGGGCGCTCGCCGGCGCCGGCAGCCAAGCCGCCGAAGATTTCGCCCGCGCCGAACTCACCCGCCTGTTCGGCGCCCGCGCCGCCCGCGCCTTCGCCCCCGGCGCCGTTGTCACCGATTGGGGCAGCGATCCCCGCTTCCTCGGCGCCTACGCCTACCCGCTGCCGGGCGCGGCAGCGGCGCGGCTTACGCTCGCGACGCCGCTCGCCGAAGGTCGCCTCACCTTCGCCGGCGAAGCCTGCCATCCGACCCTCGCCGGCACCGTCGCCGGCGCCCTCATCACCGCCCGCATGGCCGCGCGCACGGCGTGGCATGTCTGCGCTTCCTCGCCCTGA
- the boxB gene encoding benzoyl-CoA 2,3-epoxidase subunit BoxB yields the protein MPDGMDVDYDGLIPNNVGLNADPRVKKALETWHPGYIDWWKTMGPEGFQESLVYLRTAVGVDPEGWAKFDYVRMPEYRWGILLAPAVPDRRIPFGAHKGEKAWQEVPGEYRAMLRRLIVIQGDTEPASVEQQRHLGATAPSLYDLRNLFQVNVEEGRHLWAMVYLLHKYFGRDGREEAEDLLRRRSGDRDAPRMLGAFNEATPDWLSFFMFTFFTDRDGKMQLAALAQSGFDPLSRTCRFMLTEEAHHMFVGDSGISRTIQRTCEAMRAAGIEDPLAIERVRALGVIDLPTIQKKLNLHFSLTLDLFGNEISTNAANVFHAGLKGRYREDKLTDDHQLLNDTYPVLRLVDGVIRKQEVAALSALNMRLRDDYVADCLSGVRRWNALIEKLGIDFALRLPHVAFNRRIGEFAAIETDPDGEIMSAAEWQARRHEFLPDAADGAFIASLMRPHYAPGQFASWIAPPKTGIDNKPGDFDYVRLDG from the coding sequence ATGCCTGATGGAATGGACGTCGATTATGATGGTCTGATCCCGAACAATGTCGGCCTCAATGCCGATCCGCGGGTGAAAAAAGCGCTCGAGACCTGGCATCCCGGCTATATCGATTGGTGGAAAACGATGGGGCCGGAGGGATTCCAGGAAAGCCTCGTCTATCTCCGCACCGCGGTCGGGGTCGACCCCGAGGGATGGGCGAAATTCGATTACGTGCGCATGCCGGAGTACCGCTGGGGAATTCTGCTCGCCCCGGCCGTGCCCGATCGCCGTATCCCGTTCGGCGCCCACAAGGGCGAGAAGGCGTGGCAGGAAGTCCCCGGCGAGTACCGCGCCATGCTGCGCCGCTTGATCGTGATCCAGGGCGATACCGAACCGGCGTCCGTCGAACAACAACGCCATCTCGGCGCGACCGCGCCTTCGCTTTATGATCTTCGCAATCTCTTTCAGGTGAATGTCGAGGAGGGGCGGCATCTCTGGGCGATGGTCTATCTTCTCCACAAATATTTCGGCCGCGACGGCCGCGAGGAGGCGGAAGACTTGCTCCGTCGCCGCTCGGGCGATCGCGATGCGCCGCGCATGCTCGGCGCCTTCAACGAGGCGACGCCGGATTGGCTCTCATTTTTCATGTTCACCTTCTTCACCGACCGCGACGGCAAGATGCAATTGGCGGCGCTGGCGCAATCGGGGTTCGATCCGCTGTCGCGCACCTGCCGCTTCATGCTGACCGAGGAAGCGCATCACATGTTCGTCGGCGATTCGGGAATCTCACGCACCATTCAAAGGACGTGCGAGGCGATGCGCGCGGCCGGGATCGAGGATCCTTTGGCGATTGAGCGGGTGCGGGCGCTCGGTGTCATCGATCTGCCGACCATTCAGAAAAAGCTCAATCTCCATTTTTCGCTCACCCTCGATCTCTTCGGCAATGAAATCAGCACCAACGCCGCCAATGTTTTCCATGCCGGGCTCAAGGGGCGCTATCGTGAGGACAAGCTGACCGACGACCATCAGTTGCTGAACGACACCTATCCGGTGCTTCGCCTGGTCGATGGCGTGATCCGCAAGCAGGAGGTGGCGGCGTTGTCGGCGCTGAACATGCGGCTGCGCGACGATTACGTTGCGGATTGTCTCTCCGGCGTGCGGCGCTGGAACGCGTTGATCGAGAAGCTCGGCATCGATTTCGCCTTGCGCTTGCCGCATGTCGCGTTCAATCGCCGGATCGGCGAGTTCGCGGCGATCGAAACCGATCCTGACGGCGAGATCATGAGTGCCGCGGAATGGCAAGCGCGGCGCCATGAGTTTTTGCCCGACGCGGCGGACGGCGCCTTCATCGCGAGCCTCATGCGCCCGCATTACGCGCCCGGGCAATTCGCCTCCTGGATTGCGCCGCCGAAAACCGGCATCGACAACAAGCCCGGCGATTTCGACT
- a CDS encoding ABC transporter permease codes for MRRHVALIIGGGLSSLMLAMSLLALVWTPYPPTAIDIAHRLAPPSAAHWLGTDPLGRDVFSMLIAGGHHSLAIALIAVAAGIAAGVPLGLIAGRRGGIVDDLVMRGADLLFAFPALLTAVIITALAGPGAMAAALAIGIFNVPVFARLARGATRALGARDFVRAAAMLGRNELAISRSHILPNIAALLIVQASIQFALAILAEAGLAYVGLGTQPPAPSWGRMLNDAQTYIFTAPRLAIFPGLAIMAAVLGLNLLGDGLRDWLDPRLRTLRD; via the coding sequence ATGCGAAGGCATGTCGCGCTCATCATCGGTGGCGGGCTCAGCAGTTTGATGCTGGCGATGTCGCTGCTCGCTTTGGTCTGGACGCCCTATCCGCCAACTGCGATCGATATCGCGCACCGGCTCGCGCCCCCTTCCGCCGCCCATTGGCTCGGCACCGACCCTCTCGGGCGCGACGTGTTTTCGATGCTGATCGCCGGTGGGCATCATTCGCTCGCGATCGCTTTGATCGCGGTCGCGGCTGGCATTGCGGCCGGCGTGCCGCTCGGTCTCATCGCCGGGCGGCGCGGCGGGATCGTCGATGATCTGGTGATGCGTGGCGCCGATCTCCTGTTTGCGTTTCCCGCCCTGCTCACCGCCGTCATCATCACCGCGCTCGCCGGGCCCGGGGCGATGGCCGCAGCGCTCGCGATTGGGATTTTCAATGTCCCGGTTTTCGCCCGCTTGGCCCGCGGGGCGACGCGGGCGCTCGGGGCGCGGGATTTCGTGCGCGCCGCGGCGATGCTTGGGCGAAACGAGCTTGCGATCAGCCGGTCGCATATCCTGCCCAATATCGCCGCCCTTCTCATCGTGCAGGCGAGCATCCAGTTCGCGCTCGCCATCCTCGCCGAGGCAGGGCTCGCCTATGTCGGGCTTGGGACACAGCCGCCGGCGCCGAGCTGGGGGCGGATGCTGAACGACGCGCAGACCTATATTTTCACGGCGCCGCGGCTTGCGATTTTTCCCGGGCTTGCGATCATGGCGGCGGTGTTGGGGCTCAATCTGCTCGGCGACGGGCTCCGCGACTGGCTCGATCCGCGGCTTCGCACGCTCCGGGATTGA
- a CDS encoding bifunctional 5,10-methylenetetrahydrofolate dehydrogenase/5,10-methenyltetrahydrofolate cyclohydrolase: MTARILDGKALAERMRADIAAKIATLPYRPGLAVVIVGDNPASAVYVRNKERAARESGIAARTIALPATTAESALLALIAELNADPATDGILVQLPLPAHIHAQRVIEAIDPAKDVDGFHPINAGYLVLGLPALVPCTPRGVMRLLAEAGTRLAGARAAVLGRSAIVGRPVAALLTAADATVTLLHSRTRDIAAECRRAEIVIAAVGRAEMVRGDWIAPGAVVIDVGINRGADGKLRGDVAFAECAAKASAITKVPGGVGPMTIAYLLENTLEAAARRRVAAMG, encoded by the coding sequence ATGACCGCGCGAATCCTCGACGGTAAAGCGCTCGCCGAGCGGATGCGCGCCGACATCGCCGCGAAAATCGCGACGCTCCCCTATCGCCCCGGTCTTGCGGTGGTGATCGTCGGCGATAACCCGGCGAGCGCCGTCTATGTCCGCAACAAGGAGCGCGCGGCCCGGGAGTCGGGCATAGCGGCGCGCACCATCGCGCTGCCCGCGACCACCGCCGAGTCGGCGCTGCTCGCCCTGATCGCCGAGCTCAACGCCGATCCCGCGACCGACGGCATCCTGGTGCAATTGCCGCTTCCCGCCCATATCCACGCCCAGCGCGTGATCGAGGCGATCGACCCGGCCAAGGACGTGGACGGATTCCACCCGATCAACGCCGGTTATCTCGTGCTTGGTCTCCCCGCCCTCGTGCCATGCACGCCGCGCGGGGTGATGCGGCTGCTCGCCGAGGCCGGAACCCGCCTCGCCGGCGCGCGGGCGGCGGTGCTCGGGCGCTCGGCGATCGTCGGCCGGCCGGTCGCAGCCCTTCTGACGGCGGCGGACGCGACGGTGACGCTGCTTCATTCGCGCACCCGCGACATCGCTGCCGAATGCCGCCGCGCCGAGATCGTCATCGCCGCCGTCGGCCGCGCCGAAATGGTGCGTGGCGACTGGATCGCCCCGGGCGCGGTGGTGATCGATGTCGGCATCAATCGCGGCGCGGACGGCAAACTGCGCGGCGACGTCGCCTTCGCCGAGTGCGCGGCAAAGGCGAGCGCGATCACCAAGGTGCCGGGTGGGGTCGGGCCGATGACCATCGCCTACCTTCTCGAAAACACGCTGGAAGCGGCGGCGCGGCGCCGCGTGGCGGCGATGGGGTGA
- the boxC gene encoding 2,3-epoxybenzoyl-CoA dihydrolase, translating to MKRIDFQTHPDRYRHWRMQCEGRIARLLMDVDPGGGIAEGYELKLNSYDLGVDIELADAVQRLRFEHPEIGAVVLGSAKENVFCAGANIRMLAGASHGHKVNFCKFTNETRLAIEDASAHSGQTYLAAVNGTAAGGGYELAMTAEHILLIDDRRSTVSLPEVALLAVLPGTGGLTRLTDKRRVRRDRADLFCLMEEGVRGARALAWRLVDEVVPPSAWEATVAARAEAFAARSDRPAARGIALTPLAREFSADAIHYPTLDVTIDRAARRADLLIHGPESLPRDLAGIFQAGASFWPLAFARALDDALLHLRTNEPEIGTLVFRARGDLEAVQAADRLLEGYREDWLVREILLYLKRVFKRLDMTSRSLIALVEPRSCFAGTLAEIVLAADRALMLDGPDGGQAVARLALGPLNFGAYPMGNDLTRLGARFLDDPAGLAAARDLLATPLTAEAAEAAGLITLRFDDVDWEDEVRIMLEERASFSPDALTAMEANLRVPGPETMETRIFARLTAWQNWVFQRPNAIGEQGALKRYGSGVQPDYDFRRV from the coding sequence ATGAAGCGCATCGATTTTCAGACCCATCCCGACCGTTATCGTCATTGGCGGATGCAATGCGAGGGGCGCATCGCGCGGCTTCTCATGGATGTCGATCCCGGAGGCGGCATCGCCGAAGGCTATGAATTGAAACTCAATTCTTATGATCTCGGCGTTGATATCGAACTCGCCGACGCGGTCCAGCGGTTGCGTTTTGAACATCCCGAAATTGGCGCCGTGGTGCTCGGCTCGGCCAAGGAAAACGTCTTTTGCGCCGGCGCCAATATCCGCATGCTCGCTGGCGCCTCGCATGGCCATAAAGTCAATTTTTGCAAATTCACCAATGAGACGCGGCTTGCGATCGAGGATGCGAGCGCTCATTCCGGTCAAACCTATCTCGCCGCCGTGAACGGCACCGCGGCCGGTGGTGGCTATGAGTTGGCGATGACCGCGGAGCATATCCTGCTGATCGATGATCGCCGCTCGACGGTTTCCCTGCCCGAGGTCGCGCTGCTCGCGGTTCTCCCCGGCACCGGCGGGCTGACGCGGCTCACCGACAAGCGCCGCGTGCGTCGCGATCGCGCCGATCTCTTTTGCCTGATGGAAGAAGGCGTGCGCGGCGCGCGGGCGCTGGCGTGGCGGCTCGTCGATGAGGTGGTGCCGCCGAGCGCCTGGGAGGCTACCGTCGCCGCCCGCGCCGAGGCGTTTGCCGCGCGGAGCGATCGTCCGGCGGCGCGAGGCATCGCCCTTACCCCGCTTGCACGCGAATTTTCCGCCGATGCGATCCATTATCCAACGCTCGACGTCACGATCGATCGCGCCGCGCGCCGCGCCGATCTCCTCATTCATGGCCCCGAGAGCTTGCCCCGCGATCTTGCGGGGATTTTTCAGGCGGGCGCGAGTTTCTGGCCGCTCGCCTTTGCCCGCGCGCTCGATGATGCGCTCTTGCATCTGCGGACCAACGAACCCGAGATCGGCACTTTGGTTTTTCGGGCGCGCGGCGATCTCGAGGCCGTGCAAGCCGCTGATCGGCTGCTCGAGGGGTATCGCGAGGACTGGCTGGTGCGTGAAATCCTGCTTTATCTCAAGCGGGTTTTCAAACGCCTCGATATGACCTCGCGCAGCCTGATCGCGCTCGTCGAGCCGCGCTCGTGCTTTGCCGGAACCCTCGCTGAGATCGTGCTCGCCGCCGATCGCGCGCTGATGCTGGACGGGCCGGATGGCGGGCAGGCGGTCGCCCGCCTGGCTCTCGGCCCGCTCAATTTCGGCGCCTATCCGATGGGCAATGATCTGACCCGCCTTGGCGCGCGTTTTCTCGATGACCCGGCGGGGCTTGCTGCGGCACGCGATCTCCTCGCCACCCCACTCACCGCCGAGGCGGCCGAGGCAGCGGGGTTGATCACGCTTCGCTTCGACGATGTCGACTGGGAGGACGAGGTGCGGATCATGCTCGAAGAACGCGCGAGTTTTTCGCCCGATGCGCTGACCGCGATGGAGGCCAATCTTCGTGTCCCCGGTCCCGAAACCATGGAAACACGTATCTTCGCCCGCCTTACCGCCTGGCAGAACTGGGTGTTCCAGCGCCCGAATGCGATCGGTGAGCAGGGCGCGTTGAAACGCTACGGCAGCGGGGTGCAGCCCGATTACGATTTCCGCCGCGTCTGA
- a CDS encoding DUF167 domain-containing protein, translating to MAVWQAAGDGVVLAVTVKPGQRRAGVLGVVTDARGRARLALAVTAPAREGCANEAVRALLAEMLDVPRGRVAVIAGESAREKRLHITGDPAGLSARLAALEAEAGEIKR from the coding sequence ATGGCGGTCTGGCAGGCGGCGGGAGATGGTGTCGTGCTGGCGGTGACGGTGAAGCCCGGGCAGCGCCGGGCGGGGGTTCTCGGGGTGGTGACGGATGCGCGGGGCCGCGCCCGGCTCGCTCTCGCGGTCACCGCGCCGGCGCGGGAAGGTTGCGCGAACGAGGCCGTCCGCGCGCTGCTCGCCGAAATGCTGGATGTGCCACGCGGTAGGGTCGCGGTCATCGCCGGGGAGAGCGCGCGCGAGAAGCGGCTCCACATCACCGGCGATCCGGCCGGGCTCAGCGCCCGCCTCGCCGCCCTGGAAGCCGAGGCCGGGGAGATCAAACGATGA